GATCGTTGGCTTTGACATCGGTGAGAGCAGCGTCAAGCTGGTATATTTCGCCGGTGCGGACCTGAAAAAGGCCGTCACGGCGGAGCTGCCGGACAACATGGTCTCCGGTTCGAGGATTTTGTCCATGGACGCCATGGCGGATTTCCTGCGCCAGACGGCCAAAAGTAACGGCATCCCCCTGACCCATGCGGCGCTGGTGCTGCCCTCCACGGAGGTGTTCACCCGTGAGCTGGTGATGCCCGCCATGACGGAGCAGCAGCTGCTGTATAACCTGCCCTATGAGTTCCGGGACTATCTGACGGAGGAGAAGAACAAGTACTTCTTCGACTATTCCATGCGGGAGGTGCTGCGGGACGAGTCCGGCCAGCCCACGGAGATGAATCTGCTGGCCTGCGCCACCCTGAAAAGCACCGTGGAGAGCTATCGGGCCATGCTGCGCCGGGCGGGCTTCCGCCTGCGGGTGCTGACCCCCAGCGAGTGTGCGTACAGCGCCGTGCTGCAGGCCTACTACCGCCGCACCCGGCAGGAGGGCCGTGACCTGTGCGTGGTAAATCTGGGCCACAGCGCCACCTTCCTGTATATCTACCGGGGCGGCCACTTCGCCAGCCGCCGGGAGATCGAGGTGGGGATGTCCGATCTGGAGCATCTGGTGGCCGATCAGTGCAGCGTGGACATCCACGTGGCCCACGAGTACGTGCGCCAGAACTACAACCATGTGCTGGAGTCGGAGCAGGCCCGTGAGCTGTATGGCCGCATCGCCGTGGAGGTGGTGAAGGCCGTGAACTTCTTCAACTACAACAACCGGGAGCGGGAGCTGACGCAGCTGTGCCTGTGCGGCGGCGGCAGCGCCATTCAGCCGCTGTACGACACCATCGCCGATACCACCGGCATGACGCTGCACACCTCCGCCGAGCTGCTGGGCCAGCGGATGACTACCGAGGAGCCGTGGATGTACCTGCGGGCCATCGGCGGCGTGGATCTTGGCATCAAGGGGGGCCTGCGATAATGGCAGAAAAGATGAAAAAGGGGCCTTCGGAGGCCGGTCGCAAGACCCTCAAATGCCCCCATAAGCAGGGCATCAATCTGAATATGCGGGAACAGAAGGGCAATCCCCGTCTGACCCTGCTGGTGGGCTGTCTGGCCATCGTCATTCTGGCGGGCTGCGTGGCCAAGTTCGGCGTCATCGACCAGTACCGCCGGCTGGATGCGGCGCAGGCCGCCTACGCCTCCGTTCACACGGAGTATACCCAGATGCAGGAGCTGCTGAAGGGCTACGACCGTCTGCTGATGGAATACCGCACCTACTCCATGGAGTGGGCCACCGACGGCAGCGAGGACAACGGCACTCTGGTGGACCGCCAGAAGGCGCTGGATCTGCTGGAGCAGGAGATGCTGTCCCGCGGACGGCTGGTCTCCCTACAAGTGTCCGGCAACAAGATGGTGGTGGCCATGTCCGGCATGAGTCTGGATCAGATCTCCCGGATGTTTGACGTGATCCAGCAGTCCCCCATCGTCAGCAATGTGGAGCTGAATCTGGCCTCCACGGAGGACGGCAACGTCTCCACCATTCTGGACTTCACCGTCCGCATCACCCTACGCAGCGCAGAGGAGGCAGACAAATGAACCGGGAATTGACAAGACGGGAAAAGATCCTGCTGCTGGTGCTGATCGTGGTGGTGCTGGTGGCGGGCTACTGTAAGCTGATCCTCATCCCCATCAACGATCAGATCTCCAGCTATCGGCTGAACATGGAGGCCGAGCAGACGGAGCTGGACGCCAATCAGGGGAAAATGGCCCAGATGCAGAAGATGCAGAAGGCCATCGAAGAGATCAAGGCGGCGGGCGAGAAGCGCACCATCCCCCAGTACGACAACAGCGGCAAGCTGATGATCGAGCTCCACGAGATCATGAGCGACACGCTGGACTATTCGCTGGACTGCTCTGCGGGCACCGTGCAGCAGGACTATATCATGCTGCGGCCCATCGTCATGACCTTCCGGACCTCCACCTATGCACAGGCCCGGCAGATCGTGGATCGGCTGTGCTCCAGCGAGAACATCAGCCAGATCTCCGACATGAATATGAACACCTATACCGAGGGCCGCAACAGCGGCACTGTGGAGACCACGCTGGTCATCACCTACTTCGAGATCATGCCCTGAGGATGCCGTGGGGCGGGGAGCTTTTTCTATGACTGAGAGAAAACTACAACGGAATAGACGGGGCTTCACGCTGACGGAGGTGCTGCTGGCGCTGGCCATCCTCATCATCCTGCTGGCGCTGGCCATGATCCCCATCAGCCGCCACCAGCGCAATATCCGCCAGACGGAGCTGGATTCCAAGGCGGAGACCATCTATCTGGCGGCCCAGAACCGGCTCTCCCAGCTGCAGGCCAGCGGCCGCAGCGACGAGTACGGCAAGGACCGGGCCACGGCCCTGAACAACATCCCCTGGGACGCCGAGCAGGATAAGTACACCACCAGTACTCTGTACTACGTCACCTCCGCCGCCAAAAGCACCGACACCTCTGCCGCCGGGAGCATCCTGCCCCGTGAGCAGGTGGAGGCGGAGCTGTGGGACGCCAACTGGGTCATCGAGTATGACCCCGGCAGCGGCAGCGTTTACGCCGTGTTTTACAGCGAAAAGCCCATGCAGTACAGCTTCGACGCCTTCAACCCCCTGCGCTCACGGGATCGCCGGGTGCAGGAGGGGGCTACCGTGGGCTACTACGGCGGCGACAGCGTCCAGAGCGAGGACACCGGCAAGCTGACCCCCAAGATGGAGATCATCAACAAGGAGCGTCTGCTGCTGAAGGTCACCTGTGACACGCCCCGTGACCCCCTGCACTTCTATGTGACGGTGACGGACGCACAGGGCCACTCCACCGGGCGGATGGAGCTCACCGGCTCCGAAGTCAACGTCTCTTACCGCACCTATACCGTCACCATGGTGCTGGACGACCTGACGGAGGGCAAACGCTTCTCCCAGCAGCGCCGCTTCCGGCAGCTGACCCCCGGCTCCGACCTGACATTGAAGGTGGAGGTGGAGAGCGACAGCCGTCTGGTGGACTCCGTCACCGGCAAGCTCACCACCAACAGTCTCTTTGCCGAGGTGCGGGACGGCGGCACCACCGCCGTGGTCACCTATGCCCGGCATCTGCAAAATCTGGACGAGGGCTCCGGTTTGCCCACCGCCATCACACGGGCGCTGCAGGAGCAGGATATCCAGTTCGTCAACACCGGCATGGACGACGGCTGGGACAGCTGCTATCCGGGTCGGAGCTTCACCCCCATCTATAACGAGAACCTCGCCTATTACGACAGCACCGTCGCCGTAGGCACCCAGTCCTATCACCCTGTGATCTATGAGCTGCCGGTGGATACCGACGGCGACGGCGGCCTGTTTGAGAGCTTCCGGGGTACCTTGCGAAACATCCGTCTGTGCGGCGCCCAGATCAGCGCCGGCGGCAATGCCGGCGGTCTGGCTGGCTCCCTCCGGGGCGGCACCACCATTGAGGGCTGTCAGGTCTACCTGAGCCCCACCCGTGACAAGCTCAGCAGCAAAAGTGAGCAGGATATCTGGATCAGCGGCGCCACCGCCGGTGGTCTGGTGGGCCGCTGTGGTTATGACCTCACCGTCCGCAACAGCTTCGCCTCCTCCGTGCTGGAGGGCGGACGCTACGCCGGCGGTCTGGTGGGCTATATCAGCGGCACTCGCACCGTCTATGTGGAGCACTCCTACGCCGACTGCTACCTCTACGCCTCCGGCACCACCGGCGGCCTCATCGGCAGCTGTACCGGCACGGCGGATATCACCCTGCGGGACTGCTACACCGCCGGTTTTCAGGAAGCGGACGTCATGGCGGGTCTGGTGGGCGGTGAGTTGTCCTACGGCGACGTCGTCGACACCTGTTACAGCGCCAGCGCCCGGC
The genomic region above belongs to Vescimonas coprocola and contains:
- the pilM gene encoding pilus assembly protein PilM, which produces MEKIVGFDIGESSVKLVYFAGADLKKAVTAELPDNMVSGSRILSMDAMADFLRQTAKSNGIPLTHAALVLPSTEVFTRELVMPAMTEQQLLYNLPYEFRDYLTEEKNKYFFDYSMREVLRDESGQPTEMNLLACATLKSTVESYRAMLRRAGFRLRVLTPSECAYSAVLQAYYRRTRQEGRDLCVVNLGHSATFLYIYRGGHFASRREIEVGMSDLEHLVADQCSVDIHVAHEYVRQNYNHVLESEQARELYGRIAVEVVKAVNFFNYNNRERELTQLCLCGGGSAIQPLYDTIADTTGMTLHTSAELLGQRMTTEEPWMYLRAIGGVDLGIKGGLR